The Polyangium aurulentum genomic interval TGCTGCCCGTGGATACGCTGGAGATCGAGGCGTCGTTCGTCACCGACGGGGGCTTCGTGGCGGGGCTCGACGCGGGCTGGGAGGCGCTCGCGTGGGTGACGCAGGAGAAGCTGCCTGGGCGGCATCGCGAGGAGACGTACGCGACCCCTGGCAACCTGCTGCGGGGCGGCGCGGCCGTGCTGACGCTGGGTCTGTCGCTGCTCTTCACGGACTTCCAGCCGGGCATGGTGGAGGTGGACGCGCCCCCGTCCGAGTTCGCGCGCATGGCCCCCCTCGCGACGCGCCTGCGCGCGACGACCGAGCGCGGCGGCTGCAAGAGCGCGGCCATGCCCGCCCCCTCCTCCGCGGCGGGCGCGGGGCAGCGCTGCACGTTCTACTTCGTGCTCGACAACGTCTCGCGCATGCCGGTCCTGCTCGAGCTCAAAGCCCGATACGCGGCCACGCGCCACAACGCGGAGTCGCTCGCCTATACGCACCGTGAATGCGCGGTGGAGAGGACGTTCCGTGTGCCGCTCGGGCCGCCGGCCGGAATCGAAGAGGCCGCGCGGAGGAAGTTCGGGACGAGGATGAGGGCGGTCGGGGAGGTCGCTGCTCGGTAGGGGCACGCTGCTGGACGTCGACCCACGCGGTCCCATGACCATGGCGAGCATTGCTCGTGGAGGCATGATGGACCAGGCAAACCACCCCTTCCGGATTGGTATCTCGGGCTCCTACGGAGGCATGAACCTCGGGGACGAAGCCATTCTCGACGGGATCATCACGCAATTGCGAGCGTCGGTCCCCGCGGAGATCACGGTGTTCTCGATCCATCCGACGGACACCCAGCGCCGGCACGACGTCGATCGCGCGGTACCCGTCCGCAGCCTCACGCGCAAGGAGGCTGCCGCCGAGGTCGGGCGGCTCGACCTATTCATCCTCGGCGGAGGCGGCATTCTCTACGATCGCGACGCCGAGACGTACCTGCGAGAAGTGCTCATCGCGAAGGAGCTGGGCGTGCCCGTGGTGCTCTATGCCGTGAGCGCTGGACCGCTCGTGGATCCGAGCGCGCGCCAGGCCGTGCGGGCGGCCTTGAACACCGCGGCCGTGATCACGGTTCGTGACAGGCAAGCCCGCCGCCTCCTCGAGGACGTCGGGGTGGAGCGCGAGATCCACGTCACCGCCGATCCCGCCCTGCTCCTGCGCGAGGAGCCATTGCCGATCGAGGCCATCAAGGCCGAGGGCGTCGAGTTCGAGCGGCACCTCGTCGGCTTCTCCGTGCGGGAGCCGGGGCCCGCGGCGCCCGACATCGACCCCGAGGAATACTATTCGCTGCTCGCGAACGCGGCCGACTTCGTGGTCGAGCGGCTCGACGCCGACGTCGTGTTCGTGTCCATGGAGAGGACCGACGTGCAGCACAGCCACGCCGTCGTCGCCCACATGAAGAACGCCGAGCGCGCCGAGGTCTTGCGGCGCAAGTACACGCCGCAGCAGATCCTCAATTTCGTCGGACACCTCGAGTTTGCCGTCGGCATGCGCCTGCACTTTCTGATCTTCTCGGCGCTGCGCGGGACCCCATTCGTCGCGCTCCCCTATGCCTCCAAGGTGAAGGGGTTCATCGAGGATCTCGAGATGGAGACCCCTCCGCTCGGCAGCATCAGCGCCGGCCAGCTCATCGCGCGCATCGACCGCTCATGGGACACACGCAATGACACCCGCGCCAAGATCCACCGCTTGCTCCCGGCCCTCCAGGACCGGGCGAGGGAGACGAACCGGCTGGTGGTCGACATCCTGAACGCGCAACGCGAGCGCAAGGCCGCCTGAGGGAAGAACATGGACGCGATCCGGACCGACGTGGCCATCATCGGCGGCGGGCTCGGCGCGGTCGCGGCGGCGCTCGCGGCGGCGCGGATGGGCCGTCGCGTCGTGCTCACCGAGGAGACGCGCTGGCTCGGCGGGCAATTGACGAACCAGGCCGTCCCCCCCGACGAGCACCCGTGGATCGAGGATTTCGGGGCAAACCGCAGCTACCGGGCGCTCCGGGAAGGGATTCGCCAGTATTACCGCAGGAACCTGCCCCTCACCGCGCAGGCCAGGTCCCTGCCCACCCTGAACCCGGGCAATGGCTGGGTCAGCCGCCTCTGCCACGATCCGCGAATCGCCGTCGCCGTGCTGCACGAGATGATCGTGCCGTACCGGATCAACG includes:
- a CDS encoding polysaccharide pyruvyl transferase family protein, whose translation is MMDQANHPFRIGISGSYGGMNLGDEAILDGIITQLRASVPAEITVFSIHPTDTQRRHDVDRAVPVRSLTRKEAAAEVGRLDLFILGGGGILYDRDAETYLREVLIAKELGVPVVLYAVSAGPLVDPSARQAVRAALNTAAVITVRDRQARRLLEDVGVEREIHVTADPALLLREEPLPIEAIKAEGVEFERHLVGFSVREPGPAAPDIDPEEYYSLLANAADFVVERLDADVVFVSMERTDVQHSHAVVAHMKNAERAEVLRRKYTPQQILNFVGHLEFAVGMRLHFLIFSALRGTPFVALPYASKVKGFIEDLEMETPPLGSISAGQLIARIDRSWDTRNDTRAKIHRLLPALQDRARETNRLVVDILNAQRERKAA